In the genome of Polaribacter atrinae, one region contains:
- a CDS encoding IS256 family transposase — translation MKPEDLLNEDFLKQFKNAPELTSFLEQLHKRGIEKLLEGELDAHLDYDKHKKSKAANLRNGYTKKKLKSVLGETEIQVPRDRDSSFNPLIVKKRESTTEGIENIIISLYAKGMSNSDIEEQIRELYDFNISTSTISRITDKITEDVIAWRNRPLEATYLIVWMDGIVFKVRENSKVINKTIYIAVGLRTDGKKEVLGLWLGKNESSAFWMSVLTDIKARGTQDILITATDNLNGFTDTIKTIFPKSTTQICVVHQIRNSCRYVVWKDKKEFTRDMKQIYTAPTKEAAKAALNDFKTKWDSKYSYAIKSWENNWDELTVFFDFPIEIRTIIYTTNLIENLNGKIRKYTKNKLSFPTDEAVMKSVFLALRESTKKWTMPIRNWGVILNQFLAIFENRIKL, via the coding sequence ATGAAACCAGAAGATTTATTAAACGAAGACTTTTTAAAACAATTCAAGAATGCACCAGAGCTAACATCCTTTTTAGAACAGTTGCACAAACGTGGTATTGAGAAGTTACTAGAAGGGGAACTAGATGCCCATTTAGACTACGATAAGCACAAAAAAAGTAAAGCAGCCAACCTTCGAAATGGTTACACTAAAAAGAAATTAAAATCCGTTTTAGGAGAAACAGAGATTCAAGTTCCTCGAGACCGTGATAGTTCTTTTAATCCTTTAATTGTAAAGAAAAGAGAAAGTACAACAGAAGGCATCGAAAATATTATTATATCGCTTTATGCCAAAGGCATGAGTAACAGTGATATTGAAGAACAAATACGTGAGCTGTACGATTTTAATATTTCTACATCCACTATTTCAAGGATTACAGATAAGATTACAGAAGATGTTATTGCTTGGCGGAACAGGCCTTTGGAGGCCACTTACCTAATTGTTTGGATGGATGGCATCGTATTTAAAGTTAGGGAAAACTCTAAAGTCATAAACAAGACTATTTATATTGCAGTAGGCCTGAGAACAGATGGCAAAAAGGAAGTCCTAGGATTATGGTTAGGTAAAAATGAATCTTCAGCCTTTTGGATGAGTGTTTTAACCGATATTAAAGCTCGAGGAACTCAAGATATACTTATCACAGCTACCGATAATTTAAATGGATTTACGGATACTATTAAAACTATTTTTCCGAAATCAACGACTCAAATTTGTGTTGTGCATCAAATAAGAAATTCGTGTCGTTACGTGGTCTGGAAGGACAAAAAGGAATTTACTCGTGACATGAAGCAAATCTATACTGCTCCTACAAAAGAAGCTGCCAAAGCTGCTTTAAATGACTTCAAAACTAAATGGGATTCTAAATATTCTTACGCCATTAAAAGTTGGGAAAATAATTGGGATGAGCTTACAGTATTCTTTGATTTTCCTATTGAAATAAGAACCATAATCTACACCACAAATCTTATAGAAAACCTAAATGGAAAGATACGGAAATACACAAAAAACAAACTCTCGTTTCCAACCGATGAAGCAGTTATGAAATCCGTGTTTTTAGCTTTGAGAGAAAGCACTAAAAAATGGACCATGCCAATCAGAAATTGGGGAGTGATACTAAATCAATTTTTAGCTATATTTGAAAACAGGATTAAGTTATAA
- a CDS encoding adenylyltransferase/cytidyltransferase family protein: MKKKVFVSGCFDMLHSGHIAFFKEASTYGDLYVGIGSDATVSELKGRHTINSEQERIYMINAIKYVKNAFVNSGSGMLDFKEDLEALKPDYFIVNEDGFSPAKEELCNELNIELKNLKRIPDAGLPERSTTSLRTGGNCSLPYRIDLGGTWIDQPYVSKYHPGWAITLSLEPIIEYNERCGMSTSTRNAAKKIWPHYLPLEKPQKLAEILFKFENTPGSTMVSGAQDAIGICMPGLVRHYYSDGYWPTKFESVHDESVLGWLEDHIQMVLLWPREQGLDLLGETYITEENVKSLADASEEVWEAIQNKDLETFSEAFLKSFDAQVKMFPAMVDDKILKEIEKYKEKALAWKLAGAGGAGYLILVSDKPIEGAMKIKVRRKEAL; the protein is encoded by the coding sequence ATGAAGAAAAAAGTATTTGTATCAGGTTGTTTTGATATGTTACATAGTGGGCATATTGCATTTTTTAAAGAAGCTTCTACATATGGAGATTTATATGTAGGTATTGGTTCTGATGCTACTGTGTCTGAGTTAAAAGGGCGTCATACTATAAATTCTGAACAAGAAAGAATTTATATGATTAACGCCATTAAATATGTAAAAAATGCTTTTGTGAATTCTGGTTCAGGAATGTTAGATTTTAAAGAAGATTTAGAAGCGTTAAAACCAGATTATTTTATTGTAAATGAAGATGGTTTTTCTCCTGCAAAAGAAGAATTGTGTAATGAGTTAAATATCGAGTTAAAAAACTTGAAAAGAATTCCGGATGCAGGTCTTCCTGAAAGATCTACTACTTCTTTAAGAACGGGAGGCAATTGTAGTTTACCATATAGAATAGATCTTGGAGGTACTTGGATAGATCAACCTTATGTTTCTAAATACCATCCAGGTTGGGCAATTACACTTTCTTTAGAACCAATTATTGAGTATAATGAACGTTGCGGAATGTCTACTTCTACTAGAAATGCTGCAAAAAAAATATGGCCTCATTATTTACCGTTAGAGAAGCCACAAAAATTAGCTGAAATACTTTTTAAGTTTGAAAATACACCTGGTTCTACTATGGTTTCTGGTGCTCAAGATGCAATAGGTATTTGTATGCCAGGTCTTGTTAGACATTATTATAGTGATGGTTATTGGCCAACAAAATTTGAATCTGTACATGACGAATCTGTATTGGGTTGGTTAGAAGACCATATTCAGATGGTTCTTTTATGGCCTAGAGAACAAGGTTTAGATTTGTTAGGAGAAACATATATTACAGAAGAGAATGTAAAATCTTTAGCAGATGCTTCTGAAGAAGTTTGGGAAGCGATTCAAAATAAAGATTTAGAGACATTTTCTGAAGCTTTTTTGAAGTCATTTGATGCACAAGTAAAAATGTTTCCTGCAATGGTTGATGACAAGATTCTTAAAGAAATTGAAAAATATAAAGAAAAAGCACTTGCCTGGAAACTAGCAGGAGCTGGAGGTGCAGGGTATTTAATTTTAGTTTCTGACAAGCCTATTGAAGGAGCGATGAAAATTAAAGTAAGAAGAAAAGAAGCTTTATAG
- a CDS encoding LytR/AlgR family response regulator transcription factor translates to MMKLKAVIVEDSRLARNELKELIKAHKEIEILGEAENVDDAFVLINNTKPDLLFLDINMPEKDGFELLEMLDEVPITIFTTAFDEYAIKSFEYNAFDYLLKPINQKRFSKSIEKVIESMNNNETSIIKNENALSLDKQIFIKDGENCWLVKLKDISLFEIVGNYTRVFFDQKKPLIYKYLAQVEEKLPTEVFFRANRQQIININHVKKVVSWFNGKLKIEMNSGEEIEISRRQSYLFKEQLSF, encoded by the coding sequence ATGATGAAATTAAAAGCAGTTATTGTTGAAGATTCTCGTTTAGCTCGTAATGAATTAAAAGAATTAATTAAAGCTCATAAAGAAATTGAAATATTAGGAGAAGCAGAAAATGTAGATGATGCCTTTGTTTTGATAAATAACACAAAACCAGACTTATTATTTTTAGATATTAACATGCCCGAAAAAGATGGATTCGAGCTTTTGGAAATGTTAGATGAAGTTCCTATCACAATTTTCACCACTGCTTTTGACGAATATGCTATTAAGTCTTTTGAATACAATGCTTTTGACTATTTATTAAAACCAATTAATCAAAAACGTTTTTCTAAGAGTATTGAGAAGGTAATTGAAAGTATGAACAACAACGAAACATCCATCATTAAAAATGAAAATGCGTTAAGTTTAGACAAACAAATTTTTATTAAAGACGGTGAAAATTGTTGGTTGGTAAAATTAAAAGATATTTCGTTATTTGAAATTGTAGGCAATTACACGCGTGTCTTCTTTGATCAGAAAAAACCATTAATTTATAAATATCTAGCACAAGTAGAAGAAAAACTACCAACAGAAGTCTTTTTTAGAGCCAACAGACAACAAATCATCAACATTAATCATGTTAAAAAAGTAGTCTCTTGGTTTAACGGAAAGTTAAAAATAGAAATGAATTCTGGGGAAGAAATAGAAATTTCTAGAAGACAATCTTATTTATTTAAAGAGCAACTAAGTTTTTAA
- a CDS encoding sensor histidine kinase, whose product MFNSLNNIRGLMLEDVHKARNMLTSLSETLRYSLTKSALNSISLEDELEMVENYIEISKIQFENRLHFETHIDPDSLNKQIPPMMIQMLVKNALKHGISNLKQGGSVILSTSIENNQLQIKLTNSGTLQKNVKGTQLGIKNIKNRLKLQYGEAANFKLAEIENHVIATIKIPLV is encoded by the coding sequence ATGTTTAACAGCCTAAATAATATACGTGGATTGATGTTAGAAGATGTTCATAAAGCAAGGAATATGCTCACTAGTTTATCTGAAACTTTACGTTATTCTCTTACAAAAAGCGCCTTAAATTCAATTTCTCTAGAAGACGAATTAGAAATGGTAGAAAATTATATAGAAATTTCTAAAATTCAATTTGAAAATCGTTTGCATTTCGAAACTCATATTGATCCGGATTCTTTAAACAAACAAATTCCACCAATGATGATTCAAATGTTGGTTAAAAACGCGCTTAAACATGGAATTTCGAATCTAAAACAAGGAGGTTCAGTAATTTTATCAACTTCTATAGAAAATAATCAATTGCAAATAAAATTAACAAATTCTGGAACACTACAAAAAAACGTAAAAGGAACTCAATTAGGTATCAAAAACATTAAAAACAGACTTAAATTACAGTATGGTGAAGCTGCTAATTTTAAATTAGCAGAAATAGAAAACCATGTAATTGCAACTATTAAAATTCCACTAGTATGA
- a CDS encoding FAD-dependent oxidoreductase, with protein sequence MTEVKDKKVYWGVCKNCKGTGKKRKSLPKKVRLHYKKSLEQFEKSNRETTAPVLPKGPLHICVKCKGTGLIEANNFPSVNKENYPDVAIIGGGIGGVALAIACLHRGIPFTLYERDISFNTRSQGYGLTLQQASKAMASLGILNLKEGITSTRHVVHTTEGEIIGEWGIRKWGRSETKSSPKRTNIHIARQSLRLALLEQLGNNNIVKWGHQLLNYKESEDGDIHLNFKVDNNIIEEKADLIVGADGIRSTVRKRLIGDDASPLRYLNCMVVLGICPLNNLKDIESSLLDSATVFQTANGNERIYMMPYDSDSIMWQLSFPISEKEAKDLNTKGAKSLKKEASRRTQWHSPIPQIVSATNEEQISGYPVYDRELLNPKLLEKGTKVTLIGDAAHPMSPFKGQGANQALLDALALARGITKGCKPLSKWKEIGIRKSVLVKFESEMLARSTSKVKSSADAAQLLHSEIVLYKGDGPRGKHRV encoded by the coding sequence ATAACTGAAGTGAAAGATAAAAAGGTTTATTGGGGAGTTTGTAAAAACTGTAAAGGCACAGGTAAAAAAAGGAAAAGTCTTCCTAAAAAAGTAAGACTTCATTATAAAAAATCATTAGAACAATTTGAAAAATCTAATAGAGAAACAACTGCTCCTGTTTTACCTAAAGGACCATTACACATCTGTGTTAAATGCAAAGGAACAGGACTTATTGAAGCTAATAACTTTCCGAGTGTAAACAAAGAGAACTACCCAGATGTAGCCATTATTGGTGGCGGAATTGGAGGAGTTGCATTAGCGATAGCCTGTTTACATCGTGGCATCCCTTTTACCCTCTATGAACGAGACATTAGTTTTAACACTAGATCTCAGGGGTACGGACTTACTTTACAACAAGCAAGCAAAGCAATGGCAAGTTTGGGTATTCTAAATCTAAAAGAAGGAATCACTTCTACCAGACACGTGGTGCATACTACTGAAGGAGAAATAATTGGAGAATGGGGAATTAGAAAATGGGGACGGTCAGAAACAAAATCATCACCCAAGCGAACAAATATTCACATTGCAAGACAGTCTTTACGTTTAGCTTTATTAGAACAACTCGGTAACAATAATATTGTAAAATGGGGACATCAACTTTTGAATTACAAAGAATCAGAGGACGGAGATATTCATCTAAATTTTAAAGTAGACAATAATATTATAGAAGAAAAGGCAGACCTAATTGTTGGAGCAGACGGGATTAGAAGTACCGTAAGAAAACGATTAATAGGTGATGACGCTTCTCCCCTACGCTACTTAAACTGTATGGTTGTATTAGGTATTTGTCCTCTAAACAACTTAAAAGATATAGAAAGTTCTTTACTAGATTCTGCCACCGTATTTCAAACCGCAAACGGCAATGAAAGAATTTACATGATGCCTTATGATTCAGATTCCATAATGTGGCAACTTAGCTTTCCTATATCTGAAAAAGAGGCAAAAGATCTAAATACTAAAGGAGCAAAATCTTTGAAAAAAGAAGCATCTCGAAGAACTCAATGGCACAGCCCTATTCCTCAAATAGTATCGGCAACCAATGAAGAGCAGATATCAGGTTACCCTGTATACGACAGAGAACTATTAAATCCTAAATTATTAGAAAAAGGAACCAAAGTGACTTTAATAGGAGACGCAGCACACCCAATGAGTCCGTTTAAAGGACAAGGAGCAAACCAAGCTTTGTTAGATGCTTTAGCGCTTGCTCGTGGCATTACAAAAGGTTGTAAACCATTATCTAAATGGAAAGAAATTGGAATCCGAAAAAGTGTGTTAGTAAAATTTGAATCGGAAATGTTAGCACGTAGTACTTCTAAAGTAAAAAGTTCTGCAGATGCTGCACAACTATTACATTCAGAAATTGTATTATATAAAGGAGATGGCCCAAGAGGAAAGCATAGAGTTTAA
- a CDS encoding class I SAM-dependent methyltransferase, with protein sequence MKNKTLISKKLDNFYNKASEETRLEKGMGIFEFERIKELIQLHISNPKSRIIDVGGGTGKYSEWLAKNNHTVHLIEPVLKHIKLAENRAKKLKNPFSVAIGEAKKLPFEDNVADLVILHGPLYHLQKREDRIAAILEAKRVVKKGGIILGFAINATASTVVGLMNGMIHANSFFNMCKEELTTGVHDAPKDFPFLLADAFYHKPEGLKAEFLEQNLNFINLFAVEGMIWLDNEYFANMLDKKKSKTLKALQNLTQNDEYLLPFSPHMMIAVKK encoded by the coding sequence GTGAAAAATAAAACTCTTATCAGTAAAAAATTAGACAATTTTTACAACAAAGCATCAGAAGAAACCAGACTAGAAAAAGGAATGGGAATTTTTGAATTTGAACGTATAAAAGAGCTCATACAATTACATATTTCTAACCCAAAATCTAGAATTATTGATGTTGGTGGTGGTACAGGTAAATATTCTGAATGGTTGGCTAAGAACAACCATACCGTTCACTTAATAGAACCTGTTTTAAAACACATAAAACTGGCAGAAAACAGAGCCAAAAAATTAAAAAACCCTTTTTCTGTTGCTATTGGTGAAGCTAAAAAATTACCTTTTGAAGACAATGTTGCAGATTTGGTAATTTTACACGGTCCATTGTATCATTTGCAAAAAAGAGAAGATAGAATTGCAGCCATTCTTGAAGCAAAAAGAGTGGTTAAAAAAGGTGGAATTATTTTAGGGTTTGCAATTAACGCAACAGCATCTACAGTTGTGGGGCTAATGAATGGAATGATCCATGCCAACTCTTTTTTTAATATGTGTAAAGAAGAATTAACAACAGGTGTTCATGATGCTCCAAAAGATTTTCCTTTTTTATTAGCAGATGCTTTTTACCACAAACCAGAAGGATTAAAAGCAGAGTTTTTAGAACAAAACCTCAACTTTATAAATCTTTTTGCTGTTGAAGGAATGATTTGGTTAGACAATGAATATTTTGCAAATATGCTGGATAAGAAAAAATCTAAAACATTAAAGGCTTTGCAAAACCTCACACAAAATGATGAGTACTTATTACCTTTTAGTCCACACATGATGATTGCGGTAAAAAAATAA
- a CDS encoding dienelactone hydrolase family protein — protein MAALKKEDISQEVFDLYDDYAHNKIDRKQFLKKLSLYAVGAITLPALLSFISPNYVDSILVEPNDPRLKSETINYASPKGGKKMTGLLSIPKEGESKLPGIIVVHENRGLNPYIKDVGRRAALEGFITLAPDALSPMGGYPGNDDDGRDMQKKRDQGEMLEDFIAGYNYLKSHKDCNGKVAVVGFCFGGWISNMMAVRLPDLAAAVPYYGRQPQKEDAVKIKAPLLLQYAGLDKRVNEGWPAFETILKEHNIEHEAHFYPDVNHGFHNNTTPRYDEAAADLSWERTIAFFNKHLKS, from the coding sequence GACGACTATGCGCATAATAAAATAGACAGAAAGCAATTTCTAAAAAAACTATCATTATATGCTGTTGGTGCAATTACATTGCCAGCTTTATTAAGCTTTATTTCTCCTAATTATGTAGATTCTATATTGGTAGAACCTAATGATCCTCGATTGAAATCTGAAACGATAAATTACGCCTCTCCTAAAGGAGGAAAAAAAATGACAGGTTTACTTTCTATTCCTAAAGAAGGAGAAAGTAAATTACCCGGAATTATAGTTGTGCACGAAAACCGTGGATTAAACCCATATATTAAAGATGTTGGCAGAAGAGCAGCCTTAGAAGGCTTTATAACTTTAGCGCCAGATGCACTTTCTCCAATGGGAGGATATCCTGGTAATGATGATGACGGTAGAGATATGCAAAAAAAGAGGGACCAAGGTGAAATGTTAGAAGATTTTATTGCTGGCTACAACTACCTTAAATCTCACAAAGATTGTAACGGAAAAGTAGCAGTTGTTGGTTTTTGCTTTGGAGGTTGGATTTCTAACATGATGGCAGTAAGATTACCTGATTTAGCTGCAGCCGTTCCATATTACGGAAGACAACCCCAAAAAGAAGATGCTGTAAAAATTAAAGCTCCTTTGTTATTACAATATGCTGGTTTAGATAAAAGAGTAAATGAGGGTTGGCCTGCTTTTGAAACAATTTTAAAAGAGCATAATATTGAACACGAAGCTCATTTTTATCCAGACGTAAATCATGGGTTTCACAACAATACAACACCTAGATATGATGAAGCTGCTGCTGATTTATCTTGGGAAAGAACCATTGCTTTTTTTAACAAGCACTTAAAAAGCTAA